One window of Fusobacterium polymorphum genomic DNA carries:
- a CDS encoding PocR ligand-binding domain-containing protein, producing MKFKVTTNNFLDIDFFQTLQDRFAEEFGIASIITDVNGVPLTKPSNFTDFCINHVRGCEVGLKKCQFFDAYGGCKAKINKKPIIYPCHAGLIDFASPIIMGDTQVGCFLCGQVLTEKPDENKFRVYAKELGIDEDKYIEALRKVKILPYERIEYIANFLYKISSKMSNFIYYQNMGISANEFYKNCIDEFHKHLEANENNKTENKNFSFNNILSKIFETLKENYKIDEKELSRINKNSNNISEKSSSIIRNIQDTIKNFNNFDIS from the coding sequence ATGAAATTTAAAGTAACTACAAACAATTTTTTGGATATAGATTTTTTTCAAACTCTGCAAGATAGATTTGCTGAAGAATTTGGAATTGCAAGTATTATTACAGATGTAAATGGTGTTCCTTTAACTAAACCGAGTAATTTTACTGATTTTTGTATCAATCATGTTAGAGGTTGTGAGGTAGGATTAAAAAAATGTCAGTTTTTTGATGCTTATGGTGGATGTAAAGCAAAAATTAATAAAAAGCCTATTATTTATCCTTGCCATGCAGGACTAATTGATTTTGCAAGTCCAATTATTATGGGAGATACACAGGTAGGTTGCTTTCTTTGTGGGCAAGTTTTAACTGAAAAACCAGATGAGAATAAATTCAGAGTTTATGCAAAAGAACTTGGTATTGATGAAGATAAATATATAGAGGCATTAAGGAAAGTGAAAATACTTCCCTATGAAAGAATAGAATATATTGCTAACTTCTTATATAAAATATCGTCAAAGATGTCTAATTTTATATATTATCAAAATATGGGAATCTCTGCCAATGAATTCTATAAAAATTGTATAGATGAATTTCATAAACATTTAGAAGCTAATGAGAATAATAAAACTGAAAATAAAAATTTTTCTTTTAATAATATTTTAAGTAAAATTTTTGAAACTTTGAAAGAAAATTATAAAATTGATGAAAAGGAATTATCAAGAATAAATAAAAATTCTAATAATATTTCTGAAAAATCTTCATCTATAATCAGAAATATACAGGATACTATTAAAAATTTTAATAATTTTGATATATCATAG
- a CDS encoding response regulator transcription factor has protein sequence MIKLLIIEDSEETVDLIRLILSNESDIKIFDANSIKDSINLIKKDIFDIILLDLSLPDGNGTYVCEQVRKFPELYGKPFIIALTADTSQESVNRNLELGCDDYIKKPFDTEELLIRLKKFIKRLPQNKEVIIYENIKLFLSNKTVIYNDEFIDLSKNEFELLYYFIINKGLLLTRINILDNVWKENLDISDKAVDQCLKRLRKKLPILNDNLISKRGFGYILK, from the coding sequence ATGATAAAACTTTTAATAATAGAAGATTCAGAAGAAACAGTAGATTTAATAAGGCTTATACTTTCCAATGAAAGTGATATAAAAATTTTTGATGCAAATAGCATAAAAGATAGTATAAATTTAATAAAAAAAGATATTTTTGATATTATATTACTTGACTTATCTTTACCTGATGGAAATGGTACTTATGTATGTGAACAAGTGAGAAAATTTCCTGAACTATATGGAAAACCCTTTATTATAGCTCTCACAGCAGATACATCACAGGAAAGTGTAAATAGAAATCTTGAATTGGGTTGTGATGACTATATCAAAAAACCTTTTGATACTGAGGAGTTATTGATAAGATTAAAGAAATTTATAAAAAGATTGCCTCAAAACAAAGAAGTTATTATTTACGAGAATATAAAATTATTTTTGTCTAATAAGACTGTGATATATAATGATGAATTCATTGATTTATCAAAAAATGAATTTGAACTTTTATATTATTTTATTATAAATAAAGGACTTCTTTTAACAAGAATAAATATTTTAGATAATGTATGGAAAGAAAATTTGGATATAAGTGACAAAGCTGTGGATCAATGTCTAAAAAGATTAAGAAAAAAACTTCCTATTTTAAATGACAACCTTATTTCAAAAAGAGGCTTTGGCTACATTTTAAAGTAA
- a CDS encoding DUF116 domain-containing protein — translation MKKIYINLLKSLLYIAFIITTKFKKQKLNDYFSRKFLEINNDYVLKRIKKKLNGKILILLPHCIQLYDCEYKITSDINNCRVCGKCVVYNFVDIQKKYSNVEIKIATGGTLARKYVKEIRPHLIIAVACKRDLISGIKDAEPFLVYGVFNKIKAEPCINTTVVMDDIYKILDEINL, via the coding sequence GTGAAAAAAATTTATATCAATCTTTTGAAGTCTTTGTTATATATAGCTTTCATTATCACAACAAAGTTTAAAAAACAAAAATTGAATGATTATTTTTCAAGAAAATTTTTAGAAATAAATAATGATTATGTATTAAAAAGGATAAAAAAGAAATTAAATGGTAAAATTTTGATACTTTTACCCCATTGTATTCAACTTTATGATTGTGAATATAAGATAACATCTGATATTAATAATTGTAGAGTTTGTGGGAAATGTGTAGTCTATAATTTTGTGGATATACAAAAAAAATATTCAAATGTGGAAATAAAAATAGCAACTGGTGGTACACTTGCAAGAAAATATGTTAAGGAAATAAGACCTCACTTAATAATTGCAGTAGCTTGTAAAAGAGATTTAATAAGTGGAATAAAAGATGCAGAACCATTTCTAGTTTATGGTGTATTTAATAAAATAAAAGCTGAACCTTGTATTAATACAACAGTTGTGATGGATGATATTTATAAAATTTTAGATGAAATAAATTTATAG
- a CDS encoding 1-propanol dehydrogenase PduQ, with product MKIFEVNTEIYVGDKFDEVIEKIKAKKALIVTDSIMYKLGMTKKFENIFNKKNIEYKIFDEVEVDPSFEVVDKALNKVIDFLPDIIVGIGGGSSLDTAKSIKYFIKKSNLHIPLIALPTTSGTGSEVTSYAVLTDKKNNIKIPLKDDEMIPEYAILDPELTKTLPKSVVADSGIDALTHAIESYTCKGANFYTKVYALSAIRLIFKNLLRMYRDIKDEEARTEMAKASCIAGFAFEKSGLGINHSVAHAIGGKFHIAHGKINGIILPYVIRFNSEDKTTAQRYYEISKDLGFPTNSIEEGAESLAVAVGLLNKNLNLPSCVKDLAIDEEKYKNEIDTMSKSALEDICTSGNIREVNLEDLKKLFEKVYE from the coding sequence ATGAAAATTTTTGAAGTAAATACAGAAATATATGTGGGAGATAAATTTGATGAAGTTATTGAAAAAATCAAAGCTAAAAAAGCTCTTATAGTAACTGATTCTATTATGTACAAATTAGGAATGACTAAAAAATTTGAAAATATATTTAATAAGAAAAATATAGAGTACAAAATTTTTGATGAAGTTGAAGTTGATCCATCTTTTGAAGTAGTAGATAAAGCATTGAATAAAGTTATTGATTTTCTCCCAGATATAATAGTTGGAATTGGAGGTGGTTCTTCTCTTGATACCGCTAAGTCAATTAAATATTTTATAAAAAAATCTAATCTTCATATACCTTTGATAGCTTTGCCTACTACAAGTGGAACAGGCTCTGAGGTAACTTCTTATGCAGTTTTGACAGACAAAAAGAATAATATCAAAATTCCACTAAAAGATGATGAAATGATACCTGAATATGCAATACTTGATCCTGAACTTACAAAAACTTTACCCAAGTCAGTTGTGGCAGATTCAGGTATAGATGCCCTAACTCATGCCATTGAATCATATACTTGTAAAGGAGCAAATTTTTACACTAAGGTGTATGCTCTTTCTGCCATAAGACTCATATTTAAAAATCTTTTAAGAATGTATAGAGATATAAAAGATGAAGAAGCTAGAACAGAAATGGCAAAGGCATCTTGTATAGCAGGTTTTGCTTTTGAAAAATCTGGTTTAGGAATAAATCATAGTGTGGCTCATGCTATTGGTGGTAAATTTCATATAGCTCATGGAAAAATTAATGGAATTATTCTACCTTATGTAATTAGATTTAATTCAGAGGATAAAACTACTGCTCAAAGATACTATGAAATTTCAAAAGATTTAGGTTTTCCTACAAATAGCATAGAAGAAGGAGCTGAAAGTTTGGCTGTGGCTGTTGGGCTATTGAATAAAAATTTAAATCTTCCTAGTTGTGTTAAAGACTTAGCAATAGATGAAGAGAAATATAAAAATGAAATAGATACTATGTCTAAATCTGCACTTGAAGATATTTGTACAAGTGGAAACATAAGAGAAGTAAATTTAGAAGATTTAAAAAAACTATTTGAGAAAGTATATGAGTAA
- a CDS encoding hybrid sensor histidine kinase/response regulator — protein sequence MQIHKKITIINIFLIFIFVVLFIYFFNIEISLNNLLKFLLFIFLFFIMSNFFTKFSLVNTYKTIQKLDKVLSLLHNQFIAELENNFLSLQECFSEVFSTVKLDILDILVKEEEIKKEKEKAEILSAELKELNKSLEDKVNERTRELSISKEIAESANKAKNEFLAKISHEMRTPLTPIIGYSRILAKEINDPSSKEKLEIIHTSGVKLLNFTNELLDFSKIESGKVDLNYETFNIRTLFQDIYHEHIDLAKSKNINFKIDYLHANVSIYSDKIKIYEIAKNIIHNALKYTEKGFVLCDVFVENNTLFFNVYDSGIGISEENIKNIFESFVQIGSEQSGAGLGLSITKKLLEVLNGKIEVESKVGIGSTFKIQIPIETSQKEFENFSDVINKILNSNNIGIKTIFLKSILKLPLRIKDLKEAHKKQDIEEVRKINHLIKGTYGNLNLSLVYDISQKISVELKKENISFDSVLHYIEELEYLTHTLDYNELFNTYLQFKERKIKILIAEDAEETRDFLKVLLETQLVEVICVENGLEALNLLKSEKFDLIFLDISMPVMDGVQTVTTIKANDNFKDIPVVALTAHAIIGYKEKYLNYGFDAYITKPINDSVLFSCLEKFVLNEKR from the coding sequence ATGCAAATACATAAAAAAATTACGATTATTAATATATTTCTTATATTTATTTTTGTTGTATTATTTATATATTTTTTTAATATAGAAATTTCTTTAAATAATTTATTAAAATTTTTATTATTTATTTTTTTATTTTTTATAATGTCAAATTTTTTTACAAAATTTTCTTTAGTAAATACTTATAAAACTATACAGAAATTGGATAAAGTTCTTTCTCTACTTCATAATCAATTTATTGCTGAATTGGAGAATAATTTTTTAAGTTTACAAGAATGCTTTAGTGAAGTATTTTCAACAGTAAAACTTGATATTTTGGATATATTAGTTAAGGAAGAGGAAATAAAAAAGGAAAAAGAAAAAGCTGAAATTCTAAGTGCTGAATTAAAAGAATTAAATAAGAGTTTGGAAGATAAAGTTAATGAAAGAACAAGAGAACTAAGTATTTCAAAAGAAATTGCAGAATCAGCAAATAAAGCTAAAAATGAGTTTTTGGCTAAAATTAGCCATGAGATGCGTACACCACTTACACCTATTATTGGATATTCAAGAATTTTAGCAAAAGAAATAAACGATCCTTCATCTAAGGAAAAATTAGAAATAATACATACTTCTGGTGTAAAGTTACTTAATTTTACAAATGAACTTTTAGATTTTTCAAAAATAGAGTCTGGTAAGGTTGATTTAAACTACGAGACTTTTAATATAAGGACATTATTTCAAGATATCTATCATGAGCATATTGATTTAGCTAAAAGTAAAAATATTAATTTTAAAATTGATTATTTACATGCTAATGTTTCAATTTATTCAGATAAGATAAAGATTTATGAAATTGCAAAAAATATTATCCATAATGCTTTAAAATATACAGAAAAAGGGTTTGTGTTATGTGATGTTTTTGTAGAAAATAATACTTTATTTTTTAATGTTTATGATAGTGGTATTGGAATTTCAGAAGAAAATATTAAAAATATCTTTGAAAGCTTTGTTCAAATTGGAAGTGAGCAATCAGGAGCAGGTTTAGGTTTGAGTATTACTAAAAAATTACTTGAAGTCTTAAATGGAAAAATAGAGGTTGAAAGTAAGGTTGGTATAGGTTCTACTTTTAAAATTCAAATTCCTATTGAAACATCACAAAAAGAATTTGAAAATTTCTCTGATGTTATAAATAAAATTTTAAATTCAAATAACATTGGAATTAAAACAATATTTTTAAAGAGTATATTAAAATTACCACTTAGAATAAAGGATTTAAAAGAAGCTCATAAAAAACAAGATATTGAAGAGGTTAGAAAAATTAATCATCTAATAAAAGGTACTTATGGAAATCTTAATTTATCTCTTGTGTATGATATTTCTCAAAAAATATCTGTTGAGTTAAAAAAAGAAAATATTTCTTTTGATTCAGTCTTACACTATATAGAAGAATTAGAATATTTAACTCATACCTTAGATTATAATGAGCTTTTTAATACCTACCTTCAATTTAAAGAAAGAAAAATTAAAATCTTAATTGCAGAGGATGCAGAAGAAACAAGAGATTTCTTAAAAGTTTTATTAGAAACTCAGCTTGTTGAAGTTATATGTGTAGAAAATGGATTAGAGGCTTTAAACTTGCTAAAAAGTGAAAAATTTGATTTAATATTCTTAGATATATCCATGCCTGTTATGGATGGAGTGCAGACTGTCACTACAATAAAGGCAAATGATAATTTTAAAGATATTCCTGTTGTAGCTCTTACAGCACATGCAATAATAGGTTATAAGGAAAAATATTTAAATTATGGTTTTGATGCCTATATTACAAAACCAATAAATGATTCTGTTCTATTTAGTTGTTTAGAAAAATTTGTACTTAATGAGAAAAGGTGA
- the pduB gene encoding propanediol utilization microcompartment protein PduB: protein MQENLVQKMVAEVVEKLKNKGIENSEKVEVTTPVGKCECRLTEFVGLTTHGHGIGLVIANVDPALHEAMGLDKKYRSIGIIGARTGAGPFIMAADEAVKATNTEVISIELPRDTEGGAGHGSLILFGAEDVSDVKRAVEVAINNVTEKFGDVYANSVGHIELQYTARASYAVNKAFGAPLGKAFGLIVGAPAAIGVVIADVALKAASVEALAYSSPSKGTSYSNESILAICGDSGAVKQAILAAKEVGVKLLEAMGGEAPSASHPYI, encoded by the coding sequence ATGCAAGAAAATTTAGTTCAAAAAATGGTAGCAGAAGTTGTAGAAAAACTGAAAAATAAAGGAATTGAAAATTCAGAAAAAGTAGAAGTTACTACACCTGTTGGAAAATGTGAATGCCGTTTGACAGAATTTGTAGGACTTACTACTCATGGACATGGTATAGGACTTGTAATTGCAAATGTTGACCCTGCATTACATGAAGCTATGGGACTTGATAAAAAATATCGTTCAATAGGAATAATTGGTGCAAGAACAGGAGCTGGACCATTTATAATGGCAGCCGATGAAGCAGTAAAAGCTACAAATACAGAAGTAATTAGTATTGAATTACCTAGAGATACAGAAGGTGGAGCAGGACATGGTTCACTTATTCTATTTGGAGCAGAAGATGTTTCAGATGTAAAAAGAGCAGTTGAAGTTGCAATTAATAATGTAACTGAAAAATTTGGAGATGTATATGCTAACAGTGTTGGACATATAGAACTTCAATACACTGCAAGAGCTTCTTATGCTGTTAATAAAGCTTTTGGAGCACCACTTGGAAAAGCTTTTGGACTAATAGTTGGAGCACCAGCTGCTATTGGTGTTGTTATTGCTGATGTTGCATTAAAGGCTGCGAGTGTTGAAGCATTAGCTTACTCATCTCCTTCAAAGGGAACTAGCTATTCAAACGAATCTATCTTAGCAATTTGTGGAGATTCAGGAGCAGTTAAACAAGCAATTTTAGCAGCAAAAGAAGTTGGAGTAAAACTTCTTGAAGCAATGGGTGGAGAAGCACCATCTGCATCTCATCCTTATATTTAA
- a CDS encoding propanediol/glycerol family dehydratase medium subunit: MQLNDKDIRNIIEEVVKRYLSSSENSEIKDAPVNNTIRAEERVGNKLELIDEGQAQKGTRSDEVIIAVAPAFGIYQTETITHIPHADVLKEIMAGIEEEGLVPRVIRVLRTSDVSILANDGAKLSGSGIGIGIQSKGTAVIHQKDLFPLTNLELFPQAPLIQREHYRMIGKNAAKYAKGESPKPVPQMNDQMARPKYQSIAALLHIKETEHVKVNAKPIQLKVVFK, encoded by the coding sequence ATGCAACTAAATGATAAAGATATTAGAAATATCATAGAAGAAGTAGTAAAAAGATATTTAAGTAGCTCTGAAAATTCTGAAATAAAAGATGCTCCTGTTAATAATACAATAAGAGCAGAAGAAAGAGTTGGAAATAAATTAGAATTAATTGATGAAGGACAAGCTCAAAAAGGAACAAGAAGTGATGAAGTTATAATCGCGGTAGCTCCTGCTTTTGGAATATATCAAACAGAAACTATAACTCATATACCACATGCTGATGTTTTAAAAGAAATTATGGCGGGTATAGAAGAAGAAGGTTTAGTTCCAAGAGTTATAAGAGTATTAAGAACATCTGATGTTTCAATACTTGCAAATGATGGAGCAAAATTAAGTGGTTCAGGAATAGGCATAGGAATACAATCAAAAGGAACAGCTGTTATACACCAAAAGGATTTATTCCCATTGACTAACTTAGAATTGTTCCCACAAGCTCCTTTAATTCAAAGAGAACATTATAGAATGATAGGAAAAAATGCAGCTAAGTATGCAAAAGGAGAATCTCCTAAGCCAGTTCCACAAATGAATGACCAAATGGCTAGACCTAAATACCAATCAATAGCAGCATTATTACATATAAAAGAAACTGAACATGTAAAGGTTAATGCAAAACCAATTCAATTAAAAGTAGTATTTAAATAA
- a CDS encoding diol dehydratase small subunit, giving the protein MDQELLERMVKEVMASLAGNSSINNEVAPKSTNKVNRQDYPLSIKRTDLVKSATGKKLEDITIENVMNGKIGAEDCRIAPETLEMQAQIAESVGRHAFARNLRRAAELIAVPDTRVLEIYNALRPYRSTKVELLAIADELEDKYNAKVNAQLVREAAELYEKRDRLRKD; this is encoded by the coding sequence TTGGATCAAGAATTATTAGAAAGAATGGTAAAAGAAGTTATGGCTTCTTTAGCAGGAAATAGCAGTATAAATAATGAAGTCGCTCCAAAGAGTACAAATAAAGTAAATCGTCAAGATTATCCTTTAAGTATAAAAAGAACAGATTTAGTTAAATCTGCAACAGGGAAAAAATTAGAAGATATTACTATTGAAAATGTTATGAATGGAAAAATTGGAGCAGAAGATTGTAGAATAGCTCCTGAAACTCTTGAAATGCAAGCTCAAATAGCTGAAAGTGTTGGTAGACATGCTTTTGCAAGAAATTTGAGAAGAGCTGCTGAACTTATAGCAGTTCCTGATACAAGAGTATTAGAGATATACAATGCTTTAAGACCATATAGATCTACAAAAGTAGAATTACTAGCAATAGCAGATGAATTAGAAGATAAATACAATGCAAAAGTTAATGCTCAACTTGTAAGAGAAGCAGCTGAATTATATGAAAAAAGAGATAGATTAAGAAAAGACTAA
- a CDS encoding propanediol/glycerol family dehydratase large subunit, protein MKSKRFEVLGNRPVNKDGYVKEWPEVGLIAMNSPLDPKPSIVIENGKVIELDGKKRENFDLLDYFIADYGIVLKNAEKVMAMDSLVIAKKLVDINITRDEILEITLSLTPAKMAEVIGKLSVLEMMMAVNKMRARKTPSNQCHVTNLRDLPVQIAADAAEAALRGFAEQETTVAVARYAPFNAISLLIGAQAGRPGILTQCAVEEATELLLGMRGLTSYAETVSVYGTEPVFIDGDDTPWSKTFLASAYASRGLKMRYTSGSGSEVLMGYAEGCSMLYLECRCLFITKGAGVQGIQNGSVSCIGVPGAVPGGIREVLGENLVAMLLDLECASSNDQTFTHSDLRRVARSLMQMIPGTDFICSGYSSTPNYDNMFAGSNWDAEDYDDWNIIQRDLKIDAGLKPVREEEVIKVRNKAARAIQAVFDALGFPEITDEEVEAATYAHGSKDIPERDMVADMKAASEMMERGITGIDIVKALKSKGFDDLADSLLKLMKLRVSGDHLHTSAILDKDFNVISAVNDRNDYTGPGTGYQISAERWAELSNIENAVDASKIK, encoded by the coding sequence ATGAAATCTAAACGTTTTGAGGTATTAGGTAATAGACCTGTTAATAAAGATGGATATGTAAAGGAATGGCCAGAAGTTGGATTAATAGCAATGAATTCACCTTTAGATCCAAAGCCAAGTATAGTTATAGAAAATGGAAAAGTTATAGAATTAGATGGTAAAAAGAGAGAAAATTTTGATTTATTAGATTATTTCATAGCTGACTATGGAATAGTATTAAAAAATGCTGAAAAAGTTATGGCTATGGACTCATTAGTAATAGCTAAAAAACTTGTTGATATAAATATTACAAGAGATGAAATATTAGAAATTACTTTATCTTTGACACCTGCAAAAATGGCAGAAGTAATTGGAAAACTATCAGTTCTTGAAATGATGATGGCAGTTAATAAGATGAGAGCAAGAAAAACTCCTTCTAATCAATGCCATGTTACAAACTTAAGAGACCTTCCAGTACAAATAGCTGCTGATGCTGCAGAAGCTGCATTAAGAGGGTTCGCAGAACAAGAAACAACTGTTGCAGTTGCAAGATATGCTCCATTTAATGCAATTTCATTACTTATTGGAGCTCAAGCAGGTAGACCTGGAATTTTAACTCAATGTGCAGTTGAAGAAGCAACAGAACTTTTATTAGGAATGAGAGGACTTACATCTTATGCTGAAACAGTTTCAGTTTATGGAACAGAACCTGTGTTTATTGATGGAGATGATACTCCTTGGTCTAAAACTTTCTTAGCTTCAGCTTATGCTTCAAGAGGATTGAAAATGAGATATACATCTGGATCTGGTTCAGAAGTATTAATGGGATATGCTGAAGGTTGCTCAATGTTATACCTAGAATGTCGTTGTTTATTTATAACAAAAGGAGCAGGAGTTCAAGGAATACAAAATGGATCTGTTAGTTGTATTGGAGTGCCAGGAGCTGTACCAGGTGGTATAAGAGAAGTTTTAGGAGAAAACTTAGTTGCAATGTTACTTGACCTTGAATGTGCTTCAAGTAATGACCAAACATTTACTCACTCAGATTTGAGAAGAGTTGCAAGATCTTTAATGCAAATGATACCAGGAACTGACTTTATCTGTTCAGGATATAGTTCAACTCCTAACTATGACAATATGTTTGCTGGTTCTAACTGGGATGCTGAAGACTATGATGACTGGAACATAATTCAAAGAGACTTGAAAATAGATGCTGGATTAAAACCAGTTAGAGAAGAAGAAGTAATAAAAGTAAGAAATAAAGCAGCTAGAGCTATACAAGCAGTATTTGATGCTTTAGGCTTCCCTGAAATAACAGATGAAGAAGTTGAAGCAGCTACTTATGCTCATGGAAGTAAAGATATACCTGAAAGAGATATGGTTGCAGATATGAAGGCAGCTAGTGAAATGATGGAAAGAGGAATAACAGGTATAGATATAGTTAAAGCTCTAAAATCAAAAGGTTTTGATGATTTAGCAGACAGTTTATTAAAATTAATGAAACTTAGAGTATCTGGAGACCATTTACATACATCTGCAATCTTAGATAAAGATTTCAATGTAATAAGTGCTGTAAATGATAGAAATGACTATACAGGACCTGGAACTGGATACCAAATTTCTGCTGAAAGATGGGCTGAACTTTCAAATATTGAAAATGCAGTGGATGCATCAAAGATTAAATAG